In one window of Nitrospirota bacterium DNA:
- the nuoH gene encoding NADH-quinone oxidoreductase subunit NuoH: MTDIISIIIKIAIVILITLLHVAYVVYFERKVIGHMQARLGPMRVGPHGLLQPIADGIKLFFKEDIIPSQSDKPIFYIAPVIGLVAVLSSLAVIPFWRGFSIADINIGVLYILALSSVGAFSVILAGWASNSKYPFLGGLRSSAQVISYEIAMGLSLVPVMMQAGSANLADIVKAQAAYPFIANPLMWISFFVFLIAMVAETNRAPFDLPEAESELVAGYFVEYSGIRMGLFFMAEYTAMFVMSAMVTICFFGGWSGPQFWILSYIPPVAWFLLKVYALIFFYFWIRATLPRYRYDQLMGLGWKLFIPLSLANIVLTGIVKLL, translated from the coding sequence ATGACGGATATAATAAGTATCATAATTAAAATTGCAATTGTTATTTTAATAACACTTCTGCACGTAGCCTATGTGGTATATTTTGAACGCAAGGTCATAGGCCACATGCAGGCCAGGCTCGGACCTATGAGGGTCGGTCCGCATGGGCTGTTGCAGCCTATTGCAGACGGCATAAAGCTTTTTTTCAAGGAAGACATCATTCCCTCGCAATCGGATAAACCCATATTTTATATTGCGCCTGTCATCGGGCTGGTTGCGGTTTTATCTTCCCTTGCCGTAATTCCATTCTGGCGCGGGTTTTCCATTGCCGATATCAATATCGGCGTTCTCTACATATTGGCGCTTTCCTCTGTAGGCGCTTTCAGTGTCATTCTCGCAGGCTGGGCTTCTAATTCAAAATACCCGTTCCTCGGCGGTTTGAGGTCTTCGGCGCAGGTCATAAGCTATGAAATTGCAATGGGCTTAAGCCTTGTGCCTGTAATGATGCAGGCAGGAAGCGCAAATCTTGCAGACATAGTAAAGGCACAGGCGGCATATCCTTTCATAGCAAACCCGCTCATGTGGATTTCTTTCTTTGTATTTCTTATAGCGATGGTTGCGGAGACAAACAGAGCGCCGTTTGATCTTCCGGAGGCGGAAAGCGAGCTTGTCGCAGGATACTTTGTTGAATACAGCGGGATACGCATGGGCCTGTTTTTCATGGCTGAGTATACGGCTATGTTCGTCATGTCCGCCATGGTGACTATTTGTTTTTTTGGCGGATGGAGCGGTCCGCAATTCTGGATTTTGTCATACATTCCTCCGGTTGCATGGTTTTTACTGAAAGTCTATGCCCTGATATTTTTCTATTTCTGGATAAGGGCCACACTTCCGAGATACAGGTATGACCAGCTCATGGGGCTTGGGTGGAAGTTGTTTATTCCTTTATCATTGGCAAATATAGTATTGACGGGAATCGTGAAATTATTATGA
- the nuoI gene encoding NADH-quinone oxidoreductase subunit NuoI, with amino-acid sequence MTVKEFTKKVLFIEILQGLALTLKHLFTPAVTRQYPSEKREPFPGARGLHALVRDEQTGQAKCVGCGLCAAMCPSQCIHIYTSEGEDYKKIVDRYEIDVLRCVFCAFCVEACPYGAVALTGHYEYSNYSRGVFYYTKERLLENWDKYMSGDKGREYFKKFWSPMSKDFAQKK; translated from the coding sequence ATGACAGTTAAAGAATTTACAAAAAAAGTTCTATTCATTGAAATCCTTCAGGGTCTTGCCCTGACTCTTAAGCATTTATTTACTCCTGCCGTCACAAGGCAGTACCCTTCGGAAAAACGGGAACCATTCCCGGGTGCCAGAGGGCTTCATGCGCTTGTGAGGGATGAGCAAACAGGTCAGGCAAAGTGCGTGGGCTGCGGTCTTTGCGCTGCAATGTGCCCGTCGCAGTGCATACATATTTATACAAGCGAGGGCGAGGATTATAAGAAAATTGTTGACCGCTATGAAATAGACGTCTTAAGATGCGTCTTCTGCGCATTCTGCGTAGAGGCATGCCCCTACGGCGCAGTTGCGCTCACAGGGCATTACGAATATTCAAACTATTCAAGGGGTGTCTTTTACTATACAAAAGAACGGCTTTTGGAAAACTGGGATAAATACATGTCAGGCGATAAAGGCAGGGAGTATTTTAAAAAATTCTGGAGTCCCATGAGTAAAGACTTCGCACAGAAGAAATAA
- a CDS encoding NADH-quinone oxidoreductase subunit J → MLPQIFFAYFAAVITGTSILVITRKNPVHSVIWMLVLFLHIAALYIFLNAEFLAAIQIIVYAGAILVLFLFVIMLLNLKKEETERKFQGHWALSTFAGALFAVFLILILRKITVFPAPGQYSIQAMQSEGNLMVIGKVLYTEYLLPFEIASVILLVAIIGAVVLAKKKI, encoded by the coding sequence ATGCTTCCACAGATATTTTTTGCATACTTTGCGGCTGTGATTACCGGGACCTCAATCCTTGTGATAACGAGGAAAAACCCAGTGCACAGCGTCATCTGGATGCTCGTGCTTTTCCTTCACATAGCAGCGCTTTACATATTTCTGAATGCCGAATTTTTAGCGGCAATACAGATAATTGTTTATGCAGGCGCAATCTTGGTATTATTCCTTTTTGTCATTATGCTCCTGAACCTAAAGAAGGAAGAGACCGAAAGGAAATTTCAAGGGCACTGGGCGCTGAGCACGTTTGCCGGAGCGCTTTTTGCAGTATTTTTGATACTGATATTGCGTAAGATTACAGTATTCCCGGCGCCCGGACAGTACAGTATTCAGGCGATGCAGTCAGAAGGCAATCTCATGGTTATAGGAAAGGTCTTATATACAGAATATCTGCTGCCCTTTGAAATCGCATCAGTAATACTTCTGGTGGCAATAATCGGGGCAGTGGTGCTGGCAAAGAAAAAAATATAA
- the nuoK gene encoding NADH-quinone oxidoreductase subunit NuoK, translating to MVPLSWYIMLSAVVFSIGVIGFISRRNLIIAFISIELMLNSVNISLAAFSHYLQSIRGQIMVFFVITVAAAEAAIGLAILIALYRNNPTVKADEINLLKG from the coding sequence TTGGTTCCTTTAAGCTGGTACATAATGCTCAGCGCAGTGGTTTTCAGCATAGGCGTCATAGGCTTTATCTCAAGGCGCAATCTGATTATTGCATTCATATCCATAGAGCTGATGCTGAATTCCGTAAACATCAGCCTTGCCGCATTCAGTCATTATCTTCAGTCCATAAGGGGTCAGATTATGGTCTTTTTTGTAATTACTGTGGCTGCCGCCGAGGCGGCAATCGGGCTTGCGATATTGATAGCGCTTTACAGAAATAATCCGACGGTCAAAGCGGATGAGATAAATCTTTTGAAAGGATGA
- the nuoL gene encoding NADH-quinone oxidoreductase subunit L, whose translation MLKYILIPLLPLIAFAINILFGRNYIKDKAHWIAVPAVLGSFALAVSAFLEVTSGNIININIYNWVISGSFSVPIGFLIDQLTAIMLIVVTSISSLIFIYSVGYMHGDKGYYRFFAYLSLFVFSMLMLVMANNFLLLYFGWEAVGLCSYFLIGFWYEKKSAANAGKKAFIVNRFGDFGFGLGIMLIFLTYGSVEYANVFANAGSAAGMTSNIFGYDINTITLICILLFCGAVGKSAQMPLHVWLPDAMEGPTPVSALIHAATMVTAGVFMVARCNPLFNLSAVAMNTVAIVGGITAIFAASIGLVQNDIKRVIAYSTVSQLGYMFLALGVGAYSAGIFHLYTHAYFKALLFLASGSVIHALHNEQNMQNMGGLKKYMPVTYTVFILATLSITGIPGFAGFFSKDEILWRAYSSSDLGKFLWILAASAALLTAFYSWRLIFLTFHGKFRGTHEQEHHLHESPPVITIPLMLLAIGAVGAGWVGIPPLLMEHGDRVGEFLAPALGHPHGEGSHAEELMVMGISILVALGGWFIAHKMYVKNTELPDKIISKFQSLYKLLYNKYYIDELYDKTIVQPVLKASDKVILGFFDGKIIEGVVNGVPALIGSFSQKLRKVQTGILSGYGLIMALGAVIIIGIVIFAK comes from the coding sequence ATGCTTAAATACATACTCATACCACTGCTTCCGTTAATTGCGTTTGCGATAAATATTTTATTCGGACGCAATTACATCAAAGACAAGGCGCACTGGATAGCCGTGCCTGCGGTCCTCGGCTCCTTTGCCCTTGCAGTGAGCGCATTCCTTGAAGTAACCTCGGGGAATATCATCAATATAAACATCTACAATTGGGTCATATCAGGAAGTTTCAGCGTGCCTATCGGCTTTCTCATAGACCAGCTTACGGCAATAATGCTCATAGTCGTCACTTCCATCAGTTCATTGATATTTATTTACTCCGTGGGCTACATGCACGGAGACAAAGGCTATTACAGGTTCTTTGCGTATCTGAGCCTTTTTGTCTTTTCAATGCTCATGCTCGTCATGGCAAATAACTTCCTGCTCCTTTACTTTGGCTGGGAGGCAGTCGGTTTATGCTCTTATTTCCTCATTGGCTTCTGGTATGAAAAAAAATCCGCTGCCAATGCAGGCAAAAAGGCATTCATAGTAAACAGGTTCGGAGACTTCGGCTTTGGACTGGGCATTATGCTTATATTTCTCACTTACGGGAGCGTTGAGTACGCAAATGTATTTGCAAATGCAGGAAGCGCCGCAGGCATGACATCAAACATTTTCGGATATGATATAAACACTATTACCCTGATCTGCATTTTGCTTTTCTGCGGCGCTGTCGGAAAATCCGCGCAGATGCCGCTTCATGTATGGCTTCCAGATGCAATGGAAGGACCGACGCCTGTCTCTGCATTGATTCATGCGGCCACAATGGTCACGGCAGGCGTGTTCATGGTTGCGCGCTGTAATCCGCTTTTTAATCTCTCGGCAGTTGCGATGAACACAGTAGCTATAGTCGGCGGCATAACCGCAATATTTGCGGCGTCAATCGGGCTTGTGCAAAATGATATAAAACGTGTCATAGCATATTCCACCGTCAGTCAGTTAGGCTATATGTTCCTGGCCCTCGGCGTAGGCGCCTACTCTGCCGGAATATTTCATCTTTATACACATGCCTATTTCAAGGCCTTGCTCTTCCTCGCCTCAGGCAGCGTCATTCACGCCCTGCATAACGAGCAGAACATGCAAAACATGGGCGGATTAAAAAAATATATGCCTGTAACTTACACAGTATTTATTTTAGCCACACTGAGCATTACAGGCATTCCGGGATTTGCAGGTTTCTTCAGCAAAGATGAAATCCTCTGGAGGGCCTACTCAAGCAGTGACCTTGGAAAATTTTTATGGATTCTGGCTGCGTCAGCGGCCCTTTTAACGGCATTCTATTCGTGGAGACTGATATTTCTGACGTTCCACGGCAAGTTCCGCGGAACACATGAACAGGAGCATCACCTCCACGAGTCACCGCCGGTCATAACTATCCCATTGATGCTCCTTGCCATAGGCGCTGTAGGCGCCGGTTGGGTCGGCATACCGCCGCTTCTTATGGAGCACGGTGACAGAGTCGGAGAATTTCTTGCGCCTGCGCTCGGTCATCCGCATGGGGAAGGCTCGCATGCAGAAGAATTAATGGTAATGGGAATATCCATACTTGTTGCATTAGGCGGATGGTTTATCGCACATAAAATGTATGTAAAAAATACAGAACTGCCGGATAAAATCATCTCTAAATTTCAGTCGCTTTATAAACTGCTTTATAACAAATACTATATTGATGAACTTTACGACAAAACTATTGTACAGCCTGTGCTTAAGGCATCTGACAAAGTCATACTCGGATTCTTTGACGGAAAGATTATAGAAGGAGTTGTAAACGGAGTCCCGGCGCTTATCGGCTCCTTCAGCCAAAAACTGAGGAAGGTGCAGACAGGCATACTTTCTGGTTACGGACTGATAATGGCGCTCGGGGCAGTGATTATAATCGGCATTGTAATTTTTGCAAAATAG
- a CDS encoding NADH-quinone oxidoreductase subunit M, translating to MENIILNQLNYPVLSVIVFLPVIGSLLILFLKNNNAIRWAALIVTTAVFLSALPVLSNFDKTTYKMQFVERYPWIPSWGINYFVGIDGISILFIFLTALLSILSVLVSWRAIGTKVKEFHIAILTMEAGMLGVFVSLDFLLFYIFWEAMLIPMFLLIGVWGGSQRIYAAIKFFLYTLVGSVLMLAGIVVLYFYGGKTLDILALSSLRYPVQLQLWLFLAFFAAFAVKVPMFPFHTWLPDAHTEAPTAGSVILAGILIKMGAYGFLRFSMPMFPDAVKFFTGPLLLLSIIAIIYGALVCLAQKDLKRLIAYSSVSHMGFVTLGLFALNQQGVEGGILQMINHGIITGAFFLMVGIIYERTHTRVISDYGGFASAVPWYSGIFIIFTLASIGLPGTNGFIGEFLIILGAFKVKMLTGALAAAGIILSAGYMLWLYQRVFFEKLNPNYEHHPLTDLNLREVLILTPLIILVFWIGIYPDAFLSFMRPSVTHLIEQAGSGAETNNLAQFIKEILGWI from the coding sequence ATGGAAAATATAATTTTAAATCAGCTTAATTATCCTGTGCTCAGCGTAATAGTGTTCCTCCCTGTCATCGGGTCACTGCTTATTTTATTTTTGAAAAACAACAATGCAATACGCTGGGCTGCGCTTATTGTGACCACAGCCGTGTTTTTATCAGCACTTCCAGTATTAAGCAATTTTGACAAGACTACATACAAAATGCAGTTTGTGGAAAGGTATCCGTGGATTCCGTCATGGGGCATAAACTATTTTGTGGGAATAGACGGCATCAGCATACTCTTTATATTTCTCACCGCGCTTTTGAGCATCCTCTCCGTGCTTGTTTCATGGAGGGCTATCGGGACAAAGGTCAAGGAATTTCACATTGCCATTTTAACTATGGAGGCAGGAATGTTAGGCGTCTTTGTCTCTCTGGACTTCCTGCTTTTTTACATCTTCTGGGAGGCAATGCTGATACCGATGTTCCTCTTAATCGGCGTCTGGGGCGGCTCTCAGAGGATTTATGCGGCAATAAAGTTCTTCCTTTACACACTTGTCGGAAGCGTGCTCATGCTTGCAGGCATTGTAGTGCTGTATTTTTACGGAGGGAAAACGCTTGATATTCTTGCCTTGAGCAGTCTCAGGTATCCGGTTCAGCTTCAACTCTGGCTTTTCCTTGCCTTCTTTGCCGCCTTTGCCGTAAAGGTCCCGATGTTCCCGTTTCACACATGGCTTCCTGACGCCCATACAGAGGCGCCGACTGCCGGGAGCGTCATACTTGCAGGCATTCTAATTAAAATGGGCGCGTACGGATTTTTAAGATTCTCCATGCCGATGTTCCCAGACGCAGTAAAATTTTTCACAGGACCGCTCCTTCTGCTGTCCATAATTGCAATCATCTATGGTGCGCTTGTATGCCTTGCGCAAAAGGATTTAAAAAGGCTCATTGCATATTCAAGCGTAAGCCATATGGGATTTGTCACACTCGGGCTTTTCGCCCTTAATCAGCAGGGCGTTGAGGGCGGGATACTTCAGATGATAAACCATGGCATTATCACAGGCGCGTTTTTCCTGATGGTTGGAATCATTTATGAAAGAACACACACAAGGGTAATTTCAGACTACGGAGGCTTTGCATCTGCCGTTCCTTGGTACTCAGGAATTTTCATAATATTCACCCTTGCATCAATAGGGCTTCCGGGCACAAATGGCTTCATCGGTGAATTCCTGATAATACTCGGCGCATTCAAGGTGAAAATGCTTACAGGCGCGCTTGCGGCAGCAGGGATTATCCTTAGCGCAGGATACATGTTATGGCTTTATCAAAGGGTGTTTTTTGAAAAGCTTAATCCCAATTACGAACATCACCCTCTAACAGATTTAAACCTGCGGGAAGTATTAATATTAACGCCGCTCATTATCCTTGTCTTCTGGATAGGCATTTACCCTGATGCATTCCTTAGCTTCATGCGTCCTTCTGTAACACACCTTATTGAACAGGCAGGCTCAGGAGCCGAAACAAACAATCTGGCACAATTCATAAAGGAGATTTTGGGATGGATTTAA
- a CDS encoding NADH-quinone oxidoreductase subunit N: MDLNLIRILAPELILICTALILLLLDLLVKRKETVAFAGIIGALLSFYVNIRLCALGWSGSILSGMFIFDGYANFFKLIFYINVILTIFISLKYMALDGASFGEYYALILFASSGMMIMASAVDLIVLYLGLELMALSTYILTGITRRQIRSSEAAVKYFFLGAFSSAFLLYGISLTYGLTGTTNLKEIAMALQGLNLLENPILSLGLIFLIVAFGFKIALVPFHMWAPDVYEGAPTPVTAFMSIGPKAAGFAVLGRVLFDAFGAMHVQWSQILIPLSIITMAAGNIIAIAQTNIKRMLAYSSIAHAGYALLGIIAGTSGGLSGMMNYMFIYAFMNIGAFAVVIMLRSEGFRGEELSDYEGLAKNHPVASALMLIFMFSLTGIPPTAGFIAKFYIFMEAVRAGYLPLVIVAVIFSAISAFFYLRVVMYMYMKEPQKEVSLSTTPALYIALAVTAAATLILGVFPSVLIELAKMSAMGF; encoded by the coding sequence ATGGATTTAAATCTTATCAGGATACTTGCGCCTGAACTTATACTGATATGCACGGCATTGATACTCCTTTTGCTTGATTTGCTTGTCAAAAGAAAAGAGACGGTTGCCTTTGCCGGCATCATCGGCGCCCTGCTCTCTTTTTATGTGAATATCAGACTGTGCGCTCTGGGCTGGTCGGGCAGTATATTGTCCGGAATGTTTATATTTGACGGATATGCTAATTTTTTTAAATTAATTTTCTATATCAATGTCATCCTTACAATCTTTATCTCCCTTAAATACATGGCGTTAGACGGCGCATCATTCGGGGAATACTATGCGCTCATCCTTTTTGCCTCATCAGGCATGATGATTATGGCGTCAGCCGTTGATTTAATCGTGCTTTACTTAGGGCTTGAGCTGATGGCACTTTCAACCTACATACTCACAGGGATAACAAGAAGACAGATTCGCTCGTCAGAAGCCGCGGTAAAATATTTTTTCCTTGGAGCATTTTCCTCGGCATTCCTCCTGTACGGAATCTCCCTTACCTATGGCCTTACAGGCACAACAAACCTGAAAGAGATTGCCATGGCATTGCAGGGGCTGAACCTTTTGGAAAATCCTATTCTTTCATTAGGGCTGATTTTTCTGATCGTGGCTTTCGGGTTTAAGATTGCGCTTGTGCCTTTTCATATGTGGGCACCTGATGTTTATGAAGGAGCGCCCACGCCTGTCACAGCCTTTATGTCCATCGGCCCGAAGGCGGCCGGGTTTGCGGTTTTGGGAAGGGTGCTGTTTGATGCATTCGGAGCCATGCATGTGCAGTGGTCGCAAATCCTGATCCCCTTGTCAATTATTACAATGGCTGCCGGAAACATCATTGCCATTGCGCAGACAAATATCAAAAGAATGCTTGCATATTCATCCATAGCCCATGCGGGGTATGCGCTTTTAGGCATCATCGCAGGAACATCAGGAGGGCTCTCGGGCATGATGAACTACATGTTTATCTACGCCTTTATGAACATAGGAGCATTCGCAGTTGTGATTATGCTCAGGAGTGAAGGTTTCAGAGGCGAGGAATTATCGGATTATGAAGGGCTTGCAAAAAACCACCCTGTTGCATCCGCCTTAATGCTTATTTTCATGTTTTCGCTTACAGGGATTCCGCCGACAGCAGGCTTCATCGCTAAATTTTATATCTTCATGGAGGCGGTCAGGGCAGGCTATCTGCCCTTGGTGATAGTCGCAGTCATATTCAGCGCAATCTCCGCATTTTTCTATTTACGGGTCGTCATGTATATGTACATGAAAGAGCCTCAGAAAGAAGTCAGCCTTTCAACAACTCCGGCGTTATACATCGCCCTTGCCGTAACCGCCGCAGCAACACTTATCTTAGGAGTTTTTCCGTCAGTGCTCATAGAACTTGCCAAAATGTCAGCGATGGGGTTTTGA
- a CDS encoding helix-turn-helix transcriptional regulator, whose amino-acid sequence MKRTYNLSMKEAAGDIRKKFGSRIRELRKSAGITQEELGEKAELNYKFIGELERGQVNVSLDSIVKISGALEVKIGDLFSKEKISVQKVSVKENNPLAKFSPQDLRLIKKALRLLNRTFSRVSA is encoded by the coding sequence TTGAAAAGAACATATAATCTCTCTATGAAAGAGGCGGCAGGCGATATAAGAAAGAAATTTGGCAGTCGGATAAGGGAATTAAGAAAATCCGCAGGGATTACACAGGAAGAATTAGGCGAGAAGGCAGAATTGAATTATAAGTTTATAGGCGAACTTGAAAGAGGGCAGGTAAACGTAAGTCTTGATTCTATCGTAAAAATTTCAGGTGCGCTTGAGGTAAAAATAGGCGATTTATTTTCAAAAGAAAAGATTTCAGTGCAAAAGGTTTCTGTAAAAGAAAATAACCCCTTGGCAAAGTTCTCCCCTCAAGACCTCCGACTCATCAAAAAAGCCCTCCGGCTGCTAAACAGGACGTTTTCAAGGGTATCGGCTTAA
- the mdh gene encoding malate dehydrogenase, with product MNKKITVVGAGNVGATTAQLIAEKNLADVVLIDVVEGIPQGKALDIQEACPLWHSSSKVTGTNNYANTADSDIVIITAGLARKPSMSRDDLLKANADIVKGVAENIATFSPNSIIIVVTNPMDVMAQLTQRVTNFPFQRVIGMGGVLDSARMRTFIALEMNISPKDVRAMVLGGHGDLMVPLFETTTAGGKKITDVLPVEKIKKIIERTKNGGAEIVGLLKTGSAYYAPAASVVEMIETIFGLKSDILPCSVYLNGEYGVKGVYTGVPVRLSSKGAGKIIEIELSDDERQGFMKSAEAVRELIKKIGI from the coding sequence TTGAATAAAAAAATCACTGTCGTTGGCGCGGGCAATGTCGGCGCAACGACTGCGCAGCTTATTGCAGAGAAAAACCTCGCGGACGTTGTGCTTATTGATGTCGTTGAGGGCATACCGCAGGGCAAGGCGCTTGACATTCAGGAGGCATGCCCGCTGTGGCATTCTTCTTCAAAAGTCACAGGCACAAATAACTACGCTAACACTGCTGATTCTGATATTGTCATCATAACTGCAGGGCTTGCGAGGAAACCCAGCATGAGCAGGGACGACCTGCTTAAAGCCAATGCTGACATAGTAAAAGGCGTTGCGGAAAATATTGCCACATTTTCTCCCAATTCCATTATCATCGTTGTCACAAATCCCATGGATGTAATGGCGCAACTTACGCAGAGGGTTACGAATTTTCCTTTTCAAAGGGTTATCGGCATGGGCGGGGTGCTGGATTCTGCGAGGATGCGGACTTTTATTGCGCTTGAGATGAATATATCTCCCAAAGACGTTCGTGCAATGGTCTTAGGCGGACACGGCGACCTTATGGTGCCTTTGTTTGAAACAACGACTGCCGGCGGTAAAAAAATAACAGATGTTTTGCCTGTTGAGAAAATTAAAAAAATCATTGAGCGGACAAAAAACGGAGGCGCCGAGATTGTAGGGCTTTTAAAGACAGGCAGTGCATACTATGCGCCTGCCGCCTCTGTAGTTGAGATGATAGAAACAATATTCGGACTGAAAAGTGATATACTTCCGTGCTCTGTTTATCTGAACGGCGAATACGGAGTAAAAGGTGTTTACACCGGCGTGCCTGTAAGGCTGTCTTCAAAGGGCGCCGGGAAAATTATAGAAATTGAACTGTCTGATGATGAAAGACAGGGCTTCATGAAGTCAGCAGAGGCAGTGAGGGAGCTGATTAAAAAAATAGGAATTTAG
- a CDS encoding nucleoside-diphosphate kinase — protein sequence MNKELEQTLVLIKPDALKNSLTGYVLSQLSEFHSGLCFSGTKIVHVSKMLAEEHYSEHRGKLFFPSLIEYIMGQLHYPGKPERQRVIAIVYQGLNAVGKIRDIAGPTNPHLAREQKPGCIRSLGTVVPLLNDKGEKIGERMDNLIHASATIEEAEREIKLWFKPNDIPTSMRIYTTRQSEEFFYFKDDRVLKTYEPGSVCLLALGNLAWESDLDVLRQISKGQQASCTIQTVAAKYLLNAE from the coding sequence ATGAATAAAGAACTTGAACAAACACTCGTATTAATTAAACCGGATGCTTTGAAGAATTCATTGACCGGATATGTGCTTTCACAGCTTTCTGAATTCCATTCAGGCTTATGCTTTTCCGGCACCAAGATAGTCCACGTTTCAAAGATGCTTGCCGAGGAGCATTATTCGGAGCACCGCGGGAAGTTATTCTTTCCTTCGCTCATTGAATATATCATGGGACAGCTTCATTATCCCGGCAAACCTGAAAGGCAAAGGGTCATTGCAATTGTCTATCAGGGACTAAACGCAGTGGGGAAGATACGCGATATTGCAGGTCCCACAAATCCGCATCTTGCACGGGAACAGAAGCCCGGATGTATCCGCTCGCTCGGGACTGTCGTGCCGCTGTTGAATGACAAGGGAGAGAAAATTGGCGAACGTATGGATAATCTGATTCATGCTTCTGCGACAATAGAAGAGGCTGAGCGCGAAATCAAGCTCTGGTTCAAACCAAACGACATCCCTACCTCCATGCGCATATACACAACACGGCAGAGCGAGGAATTTTTTTATTTTAAAGACGACAGGGTTCTCAAAACATACGAGCCCGGCAGTGTATGCCTGCTTGCGCTCGGAAATCTGGCATGGGAATCGGATTTAGACGTGCTCCGGCAGATCAGCAAGGGACAGCAAGCCTCCTGCACTATCCAGACAGTCGCAGCAAAATATCTTTTGAACGCGGAGTAA